The following are from one region of the Bacteroidales bacterium genome:
- a CDS encoding Rrf2 family transcriptional regulator, which translates to MKFNTKTRYGIRTMLEIALQTEQGIFQKEISEKQKISFKYLDQIIASLKAAKLITNVKGKKSGYILTRKAEEITLYDIYRAFEPDMSIVDCLSESIHCPDENFCAPRDFWLGLNTQIIEYLMRYTLKDLVERQLAYNSQTSNGLQQEEGG; encoded by the coding sequence ATGAAATTTAACACAAAGACCCGATACGGAATTAGAACAATGCTTGAGATAGCATTACAAACAGAGCAGGGGATTTTCCAGAAAGAGATTTCAGAAAAACAAAAGATCTCTTTTAAGTATCTGGATCAGATCATTGCTTCATTAAAGGCTGCAAAACTGATCACAAATGTCAAAGGCAAAAAAAGTGGTTATATCCTTACCCGAAAAGCTGAAGAAATTACACTGTATGATATTTACAGGGCGTTTGAGCCGGATATGAGCATTGTGGATTGCCTTTCAGAAAGCATACATTGTCCGGATGAAAATTTTTGTGCCCCAAGGGATTTCTGGTTGGGGCTGAATACTCAAATCATTGAGTATCTTATGCGATATACACTTAAAGATTTGGTCGAAAGGCAACTGGCATATAATTCTCAGACAAGTAATGGGTTACAGCAGGAAGAGGGCGGATAA
- a CDS encoding YceI family protein — translation MKNKHIKFSTRMISRFITLILIHMIIAIPAMSQESIQLSIASNTELSFDGTSNVHDWDSEITELTGQGAFAQSLLNGSNSQENPVKDVKVSIPVKSIESGKNKMNDIMYDALKAEEHPEIEYELISSEVIQKSGNEFTLQTNGYLTVAGVTKQIALQVKGKQLDDQTIQFTGSKNLKMTDFNVDPPKALFGAIKSGDEVDVKFTAVFSK, via the coding sequence ATGAAAAATAAACACATAAAATTTAGCACCAGGATGATATCCAGGTTTATTACCTTGATATTGATCCATATGATCATTGCCATACCAGCAATGTCTCAGGAAAGCATTCAGCTCAGTATTGCTTCCAACACAGAATTATCTTTTGATGGAACTTCCAACGTACACGACTGGGATTCTGAGATTACCGAACTTACAGGACAGGGAGCATTTGCTCAATCCCTTCTTAATGGTAGTAATTCCCAGGAAAACCCGGTAAAAGATGTTAAAGTGAGCATACCGGTAAAAAGCATTGAAAGCGGTAAGAACAAGATGAATGACATTATGTATGATGCACTCAAAGCGGAAGAACATCCTGAAATTGAATATGAGCTGATCAGTTCAGAAGTCATTCAAAAATCAGGAAACGAATTCACACTTCAAACAAATGGTTATTTGACGGTTGCAGGAGTAACAAAACAGATTGCCCTGCAGGTAAAGGGAAAACAATTGGATGATCAAACCATTCAGTTTACCGGTAGCAAAAATTTAAAGATGACAGATTTTAATGTAGATCCCCCAAAGGCATTATTTGGAGCCATAAAATCGGGAGATGAAGTTGATGTAAAATTTACGGCGGTATTTTCAAAATAA
- a CDS encoding sugar porter family MFS transporter, translated as MAKSKSYNKSYVILIAAIAAFGGLLFGFDTGVISGALLLIKDDPNLVINGMTQLPERTQEWIVSITVLGAAIGALSSGRITDKLGRKKVLIITAFIFAVGSVGLAAANSVAALIIWRGIIGIAIGVASYTVPLYISEISPTHVRGALVSINQLAITVGIFVSYLVDLGFAGYEEGWRWMFLVGLVPSLVLFIGMFFLPETPRWLMNHKSEDDARKVLDRVGEPKRNEVLDQIKINIEKEREQPGIFKVLGAKWVRPALIIGVGIMLVQQLTGINTIIYYSPTIFEMAGFGAETGDPVFNAILPSLPIGFVNVLFTVVAIYLIDRWGRKPLLYLGLIGMIVALLAMGISFTFYQSVGGAALKWVSFVSMIVYIPFFAVSLGPIAWVLISEIYPTKIRGLGMSIATMVNWVANFLIANTFLSLGRAVTGEMPHPAGDGMLVNPGGAFFIYAVVGIIGLIFIYSYIPETKGHSLEKIEKHFLDGKHPKEL; from the coding sequence ATGGCAAAATCAAAGTCTTATAACAAAAGTTATGTGATTCTGATCGCTGCAATTGCAGCTTTCGGAGGTCTACTATTTGGATTTGACACGGGTGTAATCTCCGGGGCTCTGCTGCTCATTAAAGACGACCCGAACCTGGTGATTAATGGGATGACTCAGTTGCCCGAAAGGACACAAGAGTGGATTGTTAGTATAACGGTTCTTGGCGCTGCCATTGGAGCATTGAGCAGTGGGAGGATTACGGACAAGTTAGGCCGTAAAAAGGTACTGATTATTACCGCCTTTATATTTGCGGTAGGTTCGGTTGGTCTTGCTGCAGCAAACAGTGTTGCTGCTCTTATTATCTGGAGGGGAATTATTGGTATTGCTATTGGTGTTGCTTCTTATACCGTACCCCTTTACATTTCAGAAATTTCTCCCACCCATGTTCGCGGAGCGTTGGTGTCTATTAACCAATTGGCCATTACAGTGGGAATTTTTGTTTCTTATTTAGTAGATCTGGGCTTTGCCGGCTATGAAGAAGGATGGCGCTGGATGTTCCTGGTTGGTTTGGTTCCTTCCCTGGTATTGTTCATTGGTATGTTCTTCCTGCCGGAAACACCGAGATGGCTTATGAACCATAAAAGTGAGGATGATGCCAGAAAGGTTCTGGATAGAGTAGGGGAGCCCAAACGGAATGAAGTTTTAGATCAGATAAAAATCAATATTGAGAAAGAAAGAGAACAACCTGGTATATTTAAAGTGCTTGGAGCAAAGTGGGTACGGCCTGCTTTAATCATTGGCGTTGGAATTATGCTTGTGCAGCAGCTTACCGGTATCAATACCATTATTTATTATTCACCGACAATTTTTGAGATGGCCGGTTTTGGAGCGGAAACAGGTGACCCTGTCTTCAATGCCATACTGCCCTCTCTTCCCATTGGTTTTGTTAATGTATTGTTTACTGTGGTGGCGATTTATTTGATTGATCGCTGGGGAAGAAAACCATTGCTTTATTTGGGATTGATTGGAATGATTGTGGCCCTTCTTGCTATGGGTATAAGTTTTACATTTTATCAGTCAGTTGGAGGTGCTGCACTTAAGTGGGTTTCTTTTGTTAGCATGATCGTTTATATACCTTTCTTTGCTGTGAGCCTTGGACCTATTGCATGGGTTCTGATATCAGAGATTTATCCTACAAAGATCCGGGGTCTTGGCATGAGTATTGCTACAATGGTGAATTGGGTGGCTAACTTTTTAATCGCCAATACATTCCTTTCGCTTGGCAGAGCGGTTACAGGCGAAATGCCCCATCCGGCAGGAGACGGCATGCTTGTTAATCCCGGAGGCGCTTTCTTTATCTATGCAGTAGTAGGTATTATAGGTCTTATCTTTATTTATTCCTATATACCTGAAACTAAAGGTCATTCACTCGAGAAGATTGAAAAGCATTTTCTGGATGGTAAGCATCCTAAGGAACTATAA
- a CDS encoding DUF3347 domain-containing protein — EEPTYTLREVVLGASLGEEYIVKKGLEENEEVVTHGTFAVDAATQMAGKSSMMNRRGGKTSEGHDHHQMEEEETDQNKPMAEMPGNDVKWPESQLDSYQDLTNHYMALKNALVNDRKDTENANKMLDALASIDMKAFSQEAHSRWMNLYNKLENNAEAIAKTEELEAQRKHFIALSDAMINLVKTFNAPDDILFVQFCPMADDNQGAFWLSSEDQVRNPYFGDQMLTCGEVREKVEKQ, encoded by the coding sequence GCGAAGAACCCACTTATACACTGCGCGAAGTGGTACTGGGGGCATCGCTTGGGGAAGAATACATCGTGAAAAAAGGACTGGAGGAAAATGAAGAAGTAGTAACGCATGGAACATTTGCAGTGGATGCAGCTACCCAAATGGCAGGCAAATCCAGTATGATGAATCGCCGGGGCGGAAAAACCTCAGAGGGTCATGATCACCATCAGATGGAAGAAGAGGAGACGGATCAAAACAAACCAATGGCCGAAATGCCTGGCAATGATGTCAAATGGCCTGAATCACAATTAGATTCATATCAAGATTTAACAAATCACTACATGGCATTGAAAAATGCACTGGTAAACGATCGAAAAGATACTGAAAATGCAAACAAAATGCTTGATGCGCTGGCCTCAATAGATATGAAGGCCTTTTCTCAAGAGGCCCATTCGAGATGGATGAATCTCTACAATAAACTCGAGAACAATGCTGAAGCAATAGCAAAAACTGAAGAGCTGGAGGCACAGCGAAAACATTTCATAGCCTTATCTGATGCCATGATCAATTTGGTAAAAACATTTAATGCACCTGATGATATCCTCTTTGTTCAATTTTGCCCTATGGCTGATGACAATCAGGGAGCTTTCTGGCTGAGTTCGGAAGATCAGGTCAGAAATCCGTACTTTGGGGATCAGATGCTCACATGTGGGGAAGTGAGAGAAAAGGTGGAAAAGCAATGA